A DNA window from Engraulis encrasicolus isolate BLACKSEA-1 chromosome 3, IST_EnEncr_1.0, whole genome shotgun sequence contains the following coding sequences:
- the snap29 gene encoding synaptosomal-associated protein 29, translating into MAYPHSRNPFADDDDEEETAGSRSRGGGGFNFDDEPPESNMTEAERRQRYLQQEVMRTAQSAVDSSHRSLGLLYEAEKVGTDTAEELMRQGEALKRTERMVDGMEQDLRTSQRHINSIKSVWGGLVNYFKAKPEPAKPPPTKDQPTGYQANSKLQNALSESKQQEDKYEASHPNLRKLDTSGFGASASSDPEPPSSSQNGYPSQNRHLKAAHQKLDNNLDEMSLGLSRLKNLGLGLQNEIEDQDVALDSLLNKVDSMDGRIGSTNRQLKKL; encoded by the exons ATGGCGTACCCCCACTCCCGCAATCCGTTCGCggatgatgacgatgaggaggagaCGGCGGGCTCCAGGtcaagaggaggagggggcttcAACTTCGACGACGAGCCTCCCGAGAGCAACATGACGGAGGCCGAGCGCCGTCAGCGCTACCTCCAGCAGGAGGTGATGAGGACGGCACAGTCGGCCGTGGACAGCAGCCACCGATCGCTGGGGCTCCTCTACGAAGCGGAGAAAGTCGGCACGGACACTGCAGAG GAGCTGATGCGTCAAGGTGAGGCACTGAAGCGTACAGAGCGCATGGTGGACGGCATGGAGCAGGACCTGCGGACCAGCCAGCGCCACATCAACAGCATCAAGAGCGTCTGGGGCGGCCTGGTCAACTACTTCAAGGCCAAGCCCGAGCCTGCCAAGCCCCCGCCCACCAAGGACCAGCCCACGGGCTACCAGGCCAACAGCAA GTTACAGAACGCTCTGTCAGAGAGCAAACAGCAAGAGGACAAGTATGAGGCCAGCCATCCCAACTTACGAAAACTGGACACGTCTG GATTTGGAGCGTCAGCCTCCTCGGATCCTGAACCTCCTTCATCCAGTCAGAACGGCTATCCCTCCCAGAACAGGCACCTGAAAGCTGCCCATCAGAAACTGGACAACAACCTAG ACGAGATGTCTCTGGGCCTGAGTCGGCTGAAgaacctgggcctgggcctgcagAACGAGATTGAGGACCAGGACGTGGCTCTGGACTCGCTGCTCAACAAGGTGGACAGCATGGACGGACGCATCGGCTCCACCAACCGACAACTGAAAAAactataa